ATCTTTTGGAATTCCTATAGCTTGATATATAATTCCTGAATAAAAATCAATATTAGGATAAAGTTTTTTTTCAACAAAATAAGGATCTTGAAGAGCTTTTTCTTCAAGATTTTTTGCAAGTTCTAAAATTGGATCAACAATTCTTAATTCTTGAATAAGATTTTCCGCTATTTTTTTAGCTATCTTCGCTCTTGGATCAAAATTTTTATAAATTCTATGTCCAAATCCCATTAATCTAAATGGATCTTTCTTATTTTTTGCTTTTTCTATCCATTTTTTTATATTTCCTCCACTTATAACAATGTTTTCTAACATTTCAATTACAGCTTGATTAGCTCCTCCATGTAATTTACCCCAAAGAGCACTAATTCCTGCAGATATAGATGAAAATAATCCTGAATGAGCTGATCCCAATAAACGTACAGTAGTTGTTGAACAATTTTGCTCATGATCAGCATGCAATATTAATAATTTATCTAAAGTATCCGTAATAATAGGATTGTGTTGATAAGATTTATTAGATTTAGAAAAAAACATTTTTAATAAATTGGAAGTATAATCCATATTCTTATCTGCATAAGAAGGAGGAAGTCCAACTTTTTTTCTATAAATTAAAGATGCTAATATTGGTAATTTAGCTAAAAGATGAAGATACATATCTTCATCTTTTTCTTGTATAAAGTTTGTAAAAGAAGTCAAAACATAAGTTAAAAAAGATAATACACCCATTGGGTGATAATTATCAGGAACTTTATCAAGTATTTGATAAATTTCTTTATTAATATGATTGAATTTTTTTATTTTTTCAGAAAAACATTTTAATTGTGCAGTATTAGGAAGTTCTCCATTTAAAATTAAATAACTTGTTTCTATAAATGAACATTTATTAATAATTTGTTCAATAGGATAGCCTCTATATAAAAGTTCTCCTTTTTCTCCATCTATAAAACTTATAGAACTCTTAGCAATTCCTGTATTTTTTAATCCTGGATCAAATGTCATAATACCTGTATTTTCTCTTAATTGAGAAATATTAATTGCTTTTTCATAAAAAGTTCCATAGACAACAGGAAACTTATAATGACATCCATTGATATCTAAAAAAACAACACTGCACATATAAAATAAAATTTAAAATATACAATATAATATAAAAATAAAATGTAATTATTTTTATTTTATAAAATCATATTTTCAAATGAAATTAATGTATGAAACCCCTTATTATAAAAATAATTTCTCATTCCTTTTCTATAACTTATCAAAACAAAATCACCCCCCCAAGCTCCTAAACTTTTAACTAATCCTAAATAATCTGTAAAATATATTTCTTTAATAGTAGGAATATTCAATATTTTGGATATAATCATCTCATGATTTAATAATAATTTTTCAAATTCTTCTAATGTTTTACAAAAAGGAATTTTTTTTGTAATAGAAGATATAGATTCAATATTTTGAAGAGATATATTTTTTTTAGAAAGAAAAAATTGTATTCCATCACAAGTATTTTGTTTTTTATTGAGATACAGAAAAAAGAGTTTATCTTTAAATGGAGGATTAAAATTTATAGGAATAATATAAGGTTTTTTTTTATATAATTTATAAATTATTGGTTTTGAATTTGAAACACAAGCTATATCATAACCACTTCCTGGAAAATTATTTCCTAATAACATATAGGGACTTATTTTAGCCCATTTTGCTATATTATAAATTAAAGTAGAACTACTTCCTAATCCCCAATTTATCGGAAATTCTAATTTTGTTTTTACATACATTCCTAATGTATTAGAAAGAAAATTTTTTTGAATTTTTTTAGATTTTAATAATAAATCTCTTAATTTTTTAGCTATTTTTTTTTCTGTATCATAATAAATTTCTAAAGAAGGAAGTTTAAAAATTACTTTAAACCAAGGATTATTTATTTCATCATAACTTATCCAATATAAATAAGAAGAAAAATTATTTTTTAATATAGTTAATGATTGTCCTTTGATTGTAGGTAAAGCTAATCCATAAGCACCATATAATATAAAATATTCTCCTGTTAATAACAATTTTCCATGACTATAAAAAAAATTTTTATGTTTATACATGATAACATTTATATTTTTTTGAAAAATTGATTAAAATTTTTTTCATTAATCCTTGTAAAATATTTCCTGGACCTATTTCTGTAAATGAAATAGCACCATTATTAATCATATTTTCTATAGATTGTTTCCATTTTACAGGATGAGTCAATTGTTCTATAAGATTTTTTTTTATATATTCAGATTTTGTGAAGGATTTAGCGGAAAAATTTTGATAAATTGGACATATAGAATCTTTAAAAGAAATTTGATTTATAAATTCTTTTAATTTTTTTTTAGCTGGTTCCATGATCGGAGAATGAAATGCTCCATGAACAGGAAGAAAAAATATTTTTTTTGCTCCTATTTTTTTTAAAGAAATACACACTCTTTTAAGAGCTTTAATTTCTCCAGAAATAACTAACTGTTCAGGTGCATTATAATTAGATGGAACAATAATTCCATTATCATTTTTACAAATTTCTTCTATAATATCATCTTTTAAACCAAATATTACAGCCATTCCTCCATGAATTAATTCACAAATATTTTGCATAATTGATGCTCTTTGATTAACTAATATTAAACCATTTTCAAAAGAAAAAACATCAATTGCAGCTAAAGCAGAAAATTCTCCAAGAGAATGTCCAGCTACCATATCAGGGGTAAAATCATTTAAAATTTTTGCTTTTATAACTGAATATATATAAATTGCAAGTTGTGTGTATTTTGTTTTTTTTAAAGTATTTATAGGACCTTCAAACATTATGGATGTCATTTTAAATTCTAAAACATCATCAGCTAATTGAAATAATTTTTTAGCAAAATGAGAATTTTTATATAAATTTTTTCCCATTCCTATAAATTGAGATCCTTGTCCAGGAAATAGATAAGCTTTCATAATAAATAATAAAAATTTTTTTTTAAAATTAATAAATTCATTATATGAAAATTACAGATACCCATGCTCATTTGTATATGAAAGAATTTAATAAAGATATTGATTTTGTAATAAAAAAAGCTATTACTCAAGGAGTAAATAGATTTTTTCTTCCTTCCATAGATACTTCTAATATTTCAGATATATTAAAATTAGAAAAAAAGTATCCTAATATATGTTATTCTATGATTGGACTACACCCTAATAGGGTTTTTCCAAATAATTTAGAAAAAGAATTAAAAATTATTGAAAAATGGTTAAATAAACATTCTTTTATTTCAATAGGAGAAATTGGAATAGATCTTTATTTAAAAAATAAATTTCTTTCAGAACAAGAATACGCTTTTCAAACTCAAATAAAATGGGCAAAAGAAAAAAAACTACCCATAGTTATACACTGTAGAAATGCTTTTCATTATATTTTTAATATTTTATCAAATGAGAAAAATTATCCTCTTAGAGGAGTTTTTCATTGTTTTTCTGGAACTTTAGAAGAAGCAAAAAAAATTATTGATTTAGGAATTAAAATAGGAATTGGAGGAATAATTACTTTTAAAAATAATCATATTAGTCAATTTTTGCATAAAATAAATTTAAATCATATAATATTAGAAACAGATTGTCCTTATCTTTCTCCACATCCTTTTAGAGGAAAAAGAAATGAACCACAAAATTTAAGAATAATTTTAAAAAAACTGTCTCAAATTTATTCTCTTTCAGAAGAAAAAATATCCGATATCATTCATATGAATGTAGAAAAAT
The sequence above is a segment of the Blattabacterium cuenoti genome. Coding sequences within it:
- a CDS encoding citrate synthase, with amino-acid sequence MCSVVFLDINGCHYKFPVVYGTFYEKAINISQLRENTGIMTFDPGLKNTGIAKSSISFIDGEKGELLYRGYPIEQIINKCSFIETSYLILNGELPNTAQLKCFSEKIKKFNHINKEIYQILDKVPDNYHPMGVLSFLTYVLTSFTNFIQEKDEDMYLHLLAKLPILASLIYRKKVGLPPSYADKNMDYTSNLLKMFFSKSNKSYQHNPIITDTLDKLLILHADHEQNCSTTTVRLLGSAHSGLFSSISAGISALWGKLHGGANQAVIEMLENIVISGGNIKKWIEKAKNKKDPFRLMGFGHRIYKNFDPRAKIAKKIAENLIQELRIVDPILELAKNLEEKALQDPYFVEKKLYPNIDFYSGIIYQAIGIPKDMFTVMFSLGRLPGWMAHWKEIKLNRDPIGRPRQIYIGYKKRNIIHK
- a CDS encoding GYDIA family GHMP kinase — its product is MYKHKNFFYSHGKLLLTGEYFILYGAYGLALPTIKGQSLTILKNNFSSYLYWISYDEINNPWFKVIFKLPSLEIYYDTEKKIAKKLRDLLLKSKKIQKNFLSNTLGMYVKTKLEFPINWGLGSSSTLIYNIAKWAKISPYMLLGNNFPGSGYDIACVSNSKPIIYKLYKKKPYIIPINFNPPFKDKLFFLYLNKKQNTCDGIQFFLSKKNISLQNIESISSITKKIPFCKTLEEFEKLLLNHEMIISKILNIPTIKEIYFTDYLGLVKSLGAWGGDFVLISYRKGMRNYFYNKGFHTLISFENMIL
- the fabD gene encoding ACP S-malonyltransferase, which translates into the protein MKAYLFPGQGSQFIGMGKNLYKNSHFAKKLFQLADDVLEFKMTSIMFEGPINTLKKTKYTQLAIYIYSVIKAKILNDFTPDMVAGHSLGEFSALAAIDVFSFENGLILVNQRASIMQNICELIHGGMAVIFGLKDDIIEEICKNDNGIIVPSNYNAPEQLVISGEIKALKRVCISLKKIGAKKIFFLPVHGAFHSPIMEPAKKKLKEFINQISFKDSICPIYQNFSAKSFTKSEYIKKNLIEQLTHPVKWKQSIENMINNGAISFTEIGPGNILQGLMKKILINFSKKYKCYHV
- a CDS encoding TatD family hydrolase, with the translated sequence MKITDTHAHLYMKEFNKDIDFVIKKAITQGVNRFFLPSIDTSNISDILKLEKKYPNICYSMIGLHPNRVFPNNLEKELKIIEKWLNKHSFISIGEIGIDLYLKNKFLSEQEYAFQTQIKWAKEKKLPIVIHCRNAFHYIFNILSNEKNYPLRGVFHCFSGTLEEAKKIIDLGIKIGIGGIITFKNNHISQFLHKINLNHIILETDCPYLSPHPFRGKRNEPQNLRIILKKLSQIYSLSEEKISDIIHMNVEKLFFSY